Proteins from a genomic interval of Desulfurobacterium sp. TC5-1:
- a CDS encoding histidine phosphatase family protein: protein MPKIILVRHGKTIWNAEGRYQGKMDIPLNEEGKEQAKRAGNALKGFPVKAVFSSPLKRCYDTAAEIAKHHNLQVQTEEGFKEIDHGEWEGLLASDVEKRYPELLKLWRERPAEVRMPGEGGETLQDVYDRAVKAFEKVVSQFKDEDIIVIVGHDATNKVIMCHVLQTDLNKFWAFKQANCGITVLEYDPKTKRVIVHVANATGHLGKDIDFEVQKSL, encoded by the coding sequence ATAATACTTGTCAGACACGGAAAAACTATCTGGAACGCAGAAGGAAGATATCAGGGGAAAATGGACATTCCCCTTAACGAAGAGGGCAAAGAGCAGGCAAAAAGGGCAGGCAATGCCCTTAAAGGTTTTCCTGTTAAAGCCGTTTTTTCAAGTCCGTTAAAGAGGTGTTACGACACAGCAGCAGAAATAGCAAAGCACCACAACCTTCAGGTTCAAACGGAAGAGGGTTTTAAGGAAATAGACCACGGTGAGTGGGAAGGTCTTCTGGCAAGTGATGTTGAGAAAAGATATCCCGAGCTTTTAAAACTGTGGCGTGAAAGACCAGCTGAAGTAAGAATGCCAGGTGAAGGTGGAGAAACGCTTCAAGATGTTTACGATAGAGCGGTTAAAGCTTTTGAAAAGGTTGTATCCCAATTTAAGGACGAGGACATTATTGTTATAGTGGGCCACGACGCCACAAACAAGGTAATAATGTGTCATGTTCTTCAGACAGATCTTAATAAGTTCTGGGCATTTAAACAGGCAAACTGCGGGATAACGGTACTTGAGTACGATCCTAAAACTAAAAGAGTTATCGTTCACGTGGCAAA